The sequence below is a genomic window from Salinispira pacifica.
CCCGGGGGTGCACGGCTGCGAAGTGCACATGGGGCGCTTCCTGACGGGTCATGTTCCGTCCAGCCGGCGGGGACCCGGCGGATGGCAGCGGCATGTGAAGCCGATGCAGTTCCCGGGGCTGTGCAGGGTCGGAAACGTCCACCACATGGAGAATCCCGGATGCGTAGGAGGATGCCAGCACAAGGGCTGCGGGTTCGGCGGGTTCCGGGGCGGCCGCCGGGTCTGCAGCTGAACGGGATGGTTCGGCGGTTTCGACAACCCGGGCTGCACCCGGGGATTTTTCTGCCGGGTTCACACTGTCACCTGACGGGCTGAAGAGGCTGAGGTGACACAATCCGTCGGACAGGGGAATCATGGAAACGGGCTCCGGTTCGCCCTGTTCACGGATCGATTTTCGGATTGAGGCAAGCGTGTAGGAGTAGATGCCGCTTTCCTTTCCTGAAACTTCGGTGGCGGCATGGAGAAGCCCCCGGTTCCAGTCCGGCTGAATCCAGCTGGGGTTGGGAATGGGGCTGAAACTCCGGGAGTGCACCCGGGCGGCCTGGTTATCCGCCGGAGTATCACCCAGCTCCACCGAGTGCATCATCATGGATTCACCCCTGGGATCGGGAACATGCCCTTCCCTTCGGGTGTAGGAGCCGCTGATGAGGGTGAACCTGGTCATGAAAGGGGCCCCAGTTGATGCAGAACCGAGCGGTATTGCATGGCAAAATGCACCCCGGCACCCGCCAGAATAAACAGATGGAAAATCTCATGAAATCCCAGCCAGCTTCCGGGGATATTCGGACGTTTCAGGGCGTAAATAACCGCCCCGATGGTGTACAGCACTCCTCCCAGAATCATCTCCAGGAACACCGGAGCGGTCATACTATTGTACAGAGGGACAATTGCGCCCAGAGCAACCCAGCCCATAGCAACATAAATGGCCGGAGCGATCCAACGGGGGGGATGGGGGATGAATATCTTGTATATAAGGCCGATAAGCGTCAGTCCCCACTGCAGACCGATCACCAGCCAACTCCATGGCTCTTCATACCAGATGTATGCAATGGGCGTATAGGAACCGGCTATCATCACAAAAATGGCAATATGATCCAGCTTACGGCGTATGGACTGCTCATTTTCTTCTGTTTTATGAAAGTGATAGTTGGCACTGGAGAAAAAGAGAAACATGGCTGAAAGACCATACACCAGCGACACGATCATCAGATCGGCGGCACCCCGGGCTGTGAGTACCAGCCAGATGGTAAGGGGGATCCAGATGAGAAAGCCGGCTGCATGGGTAATGAAATTAACCCGTTCTGAGGGTAAGGTGATCCTTGGCATAGGGCGTCCTTTTTGGTTTGCGGTGCCCCGGACACGGATGTTCGGGACACCGGAAATCTGAACGGCCGAAGTTTTTTCAGGCCGCGAGTTTTGAAATCACCCTACCCTACACCATTTTTCAGGTCATATCCAATCGTTTCTGCCGGCACCCGTCCGGCAACCCCCGGACTTCTTGCAGGCCCCCGCAGGCGCCCAGTCTCCAGGCAGGCGCCCGGCGGACTATCTGCCTCTGACAGGGGCTCCGGGCACCGAAGGGTTATTCGGACATTTCCTTGCTGATGCTTATGGCTGCAATAGTGCCGTCGCTCACCGCAGTGGTGATTTGCCGGTACATCTTGGAGATAATATCTCCAGCGGCATACACTCCCTCCAGATTGGTCCGCATTTCATCATCGGTTTTGATATGGCCCCACTGATCCAGATCAAGGCCTTCCAGCCCCTCCAGGTTGGCCACAAAACCGATAAACACGAACACGCCGTGGGCCCGGATCTCTTTTTTCTCTCCGGATTTAAGATCTTCAACCACAACGCCCATATCCATGGTTCCGTACTTTTTAAACTCCCTGGGCTCATGACTGAACATGAAGGAAACTTTTGAATCGGCTTTGATTTTTTCCTGGGCCTGTTTATTCGCCTGAAGATCATCAAACTGATGAACTATGGTGATTGAACGGGCAAATTTGGAGATAAACATGGCCTCTTCAATGGCAGAGTTGCCTCCGCCGATGACAATTACATCCTTATCGTCGAAATACTTGGCATCGCAGGTGGCGCAGTATGATATGCCGTCTCCCCGGTACTCCATCTCTCCGGGGACTCCCAGAGGACGGGGACTTGAACCGGTGGCTATTACAAGTTTTTTACCGGTAATGGTTTCCACTCCGTCTATCTTCACCTGTTTGCGTTCAAGATTCACTTCATTCACTTCCACCGCCGCACGGAATTCAACGCCGTTCGCCTTGGCCTGTTCGCTCATATAATGGCTGAGCATCATTCCCTGCTGGGGCTCTACAAACCCGGGATAATTGGAGACCTGATGGGTTGTTGCCACATATCCTCCCGGGAGAGCGACATCAATCAATACGGTCTTGAGTCTGGCCTGAGCAAGATACAATCCTGCAGTGAGACCTGCTGGTCCTCCCCCCAGGACGATCACATCCGCATCCGTGGAGGTTTGGGAGATTTTGCCGTGGAGCTGTGCGGCACGTTTTTCGCCCACCAATGCGTCCAGATTGCGCATGATGTCGGATCGCTTGATTCCGCCGGTAAGTTTATCTCCGGTGATCTCTCCGTTGCGGTAAAAAAGCAGGGTTGGACTACCGGTAACGTCCAGTTCTGTTGCAAGTTCCCGGTTTCCCTGACGGAAGATCTTCACAAAATTAATATCGTCCCCGTAAATCTCACTCAATGCCTGGTATTTACTGGCCAGTGCCTCACAGGGAGGGCATTCGGTGGAATAAAAGTCCAGTACTGCCAGGGGTTTATCAAGAACCTCAGCCTGGTACTGATCCGCATCAATTTCTGTAATTTTTCCTGCCATGATTTGCTCCTGTTCGTTCGGTTATTCGTTCAGTTGTTCGTTCAGTTGTTCGTTCAGCTGTTCGATTTTTCGCACATCGATCTGTGCATATGATTTCTCTAGTGATAGTCTTATTGAAGCTGGACCTCATTGAAGTGAAGGTTTTCTTTCGGGTCCTTCCGCTTCTCTTCGGTTCTCTCATGGATATCTGCATCCTGATACAAGGCCACCCCCATTGAGATAAGCCCGTCAACAGGGCGGCAGTCCGGGGCATGAAGATTACCTTCCCGGTTATATGCAACCGACCCACAGCCTCCGCCGCAGGCCAGCTGGAGGGAACAGTCCCGGCATGCGGATATGGAGAGCACGTCACGATCTTCCCAGTCGGCAATTCTGTCATGGTCCAGATCCGTATGAGGATAAAAGCGCCCCAATTGTTCACCGTCCTTTCCCACTGTGGCGGTGCATGAGTAGATCTGACCGGTGTAATCATATGCCCATTCAGTTTTGGTGCCCGGGCAGCTGTCGAATAGAGGCGCCGGCAGTTCACCGTTCTCAAACAGGAAGCGGGAGATACTGTAGGCTGGGGTGTGAAACTCAAGAATCTGAGGGTATCGTTGAATCTGCTCAAAAAGATCCTCGTACATTTCCAGCCTTCCGTAGAGGCGGTTCTGCTGATCCTGACAGTAGTGAAGCTCATAGTTCCGGCCCAGTTGGGTTTTAAATCGCGGATTGGCCGTCCACCCCCGCTTCAGGGCAAAATCTGCCAGCTCATGAAGCCGGGGAAGATTGTCCCTGTCCAGCACTGAACGGAGGTTAATCTCCAGCCCCGCAGCGAGGGCGTCATCTATTCCCCGGACCACTTTCTCAAAATTCCGGTATTCGCCGCCGTTCATCCGTCCGGCCTTCAGAGGCCTTCGTCGGTCATGAACATCCCCCACTCCATCCAGCGTTACCTGAATCTCCCGGATTTTGGCCGTTGAGAGCAGATCGATGTATTCACTGAGATAATACCCGTTGGTAACCAGAGCGATTTCCACATTGCGTGCATTGGCGCCTTCAATGAGACGGGAGATAATCTTCCGCTGTCCCCCTCCGGGCAGAAGGGGTTCGCCGCCGAACACGGTGAGGTACCACGGTTTCCCCGCCAGATGTGTATCCAGATGGGTGAAAAACGCATCAATTACATCATCCTGAGCCTGATGGGAATCGTGAATGTATCCGTCCTGGTAACAGTAATCACAGGCAAAATTGCAGGCGTAGCCGGGAACATAGAAGACCTGCACTTCGCCGGCATCCCTCTCCCTGATAAAATCGGCGTACGCCAGCCGGTACAGGGAGGTTTCCCGCTCCGGATCGATAATATAGCCCTTCTCCGATAATTCCCGATAATCATCCGACTCAGGCTCTGAGAGTATGCTGCCGTCCCGGATTTTCGAGGCCAGTTCAGGAGAAATGATATCCGCCTGCCTGTGGAGAAGGTTCACCACAATCCAATCCTCCTGCCGGTGAATCTGTTTCAGGATATTGTGTCGGGAAAGGGTTTTATTCATTGATTGCTTAGCTTCCATTGTTGTACTTCCTGATGTGTTCCCGATTCCGCTGCTGCGGTACAGGAAAAATGACTCCGGGGAAGGGCTCACCCTCCCCCGAAGCCCCCGAAATACGACCCGCCGTACATTCGGCGGATCCGGGATGACCTGGACCCGGGGTCCTCAGTCGTGACAGCCCGCAACGACAGGGGACACCTTGGCACAACACTGAGCCTGGTTCTTATCGCCTTTGGGCTTTTTGCGGATCAGAGACTTCATGGATTTCTTCATAAAGATCCCTCCTTAGGTTTCAGCTTCGCCCCGTTCCTGAAGGAACGGGGAAAAAACATCTATTTGCTGCAGCAGGATGATCCTCCGGTCTTGTAACCCAGAATCGTCCAGCTGCAAACTTCCACTTTCCCCTTATCATAGGGGGTGCTTTCTTCCAGAATTTGAACATCCTTGAACCCCGCATCTGATAGCTGGGTGATGTATTCTTCCCGGGTCACCGAGCCGGCCCAGCATTCTGCAACCGCCTGGGGATCCTCTGCATACTCATGGGGAACCGGCTGAAGCGAATAGATGTCGCTCACCACAAAACGGCCGCCGGGTTTGAGAATTCGGTGAATTTCCTTCCATACCATGCCTTTATCAGCCGCATGGTTGATGGTGCAGTTGGAGATGAGCAGATCCACTGAATTGCATTTCAGAGGAATGTATTCAAGATTGCTTTGGTGAAGTTCCACCTGTTCTTCCAGGTTCAGCTTGGTAATGGTTTTCCGGGCTTTGGCAAGCATTCCCCGGCTGATATCCACACCGTGAACCCGGCCTTCAGGTCCCACGGCTTCCGCAAGGGTAACAAGGTCATTCCCTCTGCCGCTTCCCAGGTCCACACATACTTCCCCCGGCCGGGGTTGGGATTTATCTATAGCTCCGCCGCAGGATAGACAGCAGCTGGTCTCAGCCAAGTCGCTGTATCGCAGGTCTATTGCGGAGAGTACGTTTTCTTCGGACATACTATGCTCCTATGTGACAATTCGCTACATGTCGCGTCGGTACACTTCGTGGCATTACTGGTACGTTCTTACTTCTATTTTAATCTCTGGTTCATAAAACACAAGGATTGTTTTGGGTACACTTTTATCTATATTTAATTTTTTATATATTGTCAACACGGAGAGGGAGATCCCTTCAAGCCGTCTCATCCGGCGTATCTCAGGGAGGCATTCCCTTCACAGGCCGGCGAAAATCCGCTACACTCCATGCTCAATCCCCCATACCACGTAAAGGAGTTTCCATGGAAATCTCATCCCTACAAAAAGCCCGTTATGAATATCAGCCCAAGCTTCCCGCAGCCCTTGATTCGGCAATTTCCGATATCAGGGTAGAACTTGGCGACCCCACTGAATCAGTGGCGGACCAGGATCAGGTAAAAAGCCTCTTCCCCCACAGCTACGGTGCCCCGATTGCGGTATTCGCATCCGGAAAGGGCAAAACATCACAGAATCCCCTGCGGGTCGGAGTAATTCTCTCCGGCGGACAGGCTCCCGGAGGCCATAATGTAATTACCGGTCTCTATGACGGACTGAAGAAAGCCAACTCTCAGAGCAACCTGGTGGGTTTCCTGGGCGGTCCCAGCGGTCTCATGGACAACGATTTTATCGTTTTCGACGATGCAAAGATTGACGCCTTCCGGAATACCGGAGGATTCGACATCATCGGATCTGGGCGCACCAAAATCGAAACGGACGAGCAGTTTGCAGCAGCCCTGAATACCGCCAAAGAACAGAAGCTTGATGCCGTGGTGGTCATCGGCGGAGATGATTCAAACACCAACGCAGCCCTCCTGGCTGAATACTTCAAGGATAACGGAACTGACATACAGGTTATCGGTGTACCCAAAACAATAGACGGGGACCTAAAGAACGAATACATCGAAACATCCTTCGGATTTGATACCGCAGTGAAAACCTACTCGGAGCTGATCGGAAATATTATGCGGGATGCCAACTCCGCAAAAAAATACTGGCATTTCATCAAGCTGATGGGACGCTCCGCCAGCCATATCGCATTGGAAGCCGCATTGCAGACCCACCCCAATGTAGCCATTATCAGCGAGGAAGTGGCGGAAAAGAAAAAAAGCCTGAACCAGATCGTTGAAGAGATTGCCAATGTGGTTCGTCACCGTTCCGACAACGGCGAAAACTTCGGCATCGCGCTGATTCCCGAAGGTCTGATTGAGTTTATTCCGGAAATGAAGACCCTCATCTCCGAACTGAATGATTTGCTGGCCCACGACGAGAAGTACTTTGCCACCTTGAAGAGTTTTGAGGATCAGGCGGAATTTGCGGTGAGCAAACTCAGCGACCACAGCGCCAAAGTATTTTCCTCCCTTCCCCGGGGCATCCGCCAGCAGCTTCTCCTGGACCGGGATCCCCATGGAAACGTGCAGGTAAGCCTCATCGATACGGAAAAACTCCTCATCGAGATGGTGGGAGAACTGCTGGCACAGTGGAAAGCTCAGGGAAATTTCTCCGGTTCTTTCAAGGCCCTGGCCCATTTCTTCGGGTACGAAGGACGCTGTGCCTTCCCTTCCAATTTCGACGCCGACTACACATACAGCCTCGGATACACCGCATTCCTGCTCATTGCCAACGGTCTCACCGGCTACCTTTCCAGCGTCCGGAACCTGGACAAACCCGCATCAGAATGGGTTGCAGGAGGTATTCCCCTGACCATGATGATGAACATGGAGCAGCGCCACGGCAAGATGAAGCCGGTAATCCGCAAGGCTCTGGTGGAGCTTGACGGCGCTCCATTCAAGGAGTTTTCTTCCAAACGGGATGACTGGGCGAAGAACACCCGATACTTCTTTCCCGGAGCCATTCAGTACTACGGACCGGCGGAAGTGTGCGATCAGCCCACTATCACACTGAAACTGGAGCGGTCCGGCAAATAATCCCGCCTGCCCGCAAAAGCAGAAGCAGTATCAACACATGAATCCAGGCCATCCGGCGTCATGCTGCCGGATGGCCTTTTTATTTCGGTTGGGCATGCTTTACTTGCTGCCGCCATATATACAATAATCAGGACAATGGAAACCCCGGCCCGAAGCAGGCGCATCGAAAATATCCGCAAAATTCTTACTCCGGTGATCATTTTCACCTTCGTATTAAGCATCATTTCCCTTTTTCTGGAACAGGCGGAAATAGACTCCCCTTTTATCGGGGTTTTCACCAATGCGGTTGATTTCACTCTTGCTTTCTTCATTCTGCTGGAGCTGATATTTGAGCTGATCAGTGCCCCATACAAGGGGATCTGGCTGAAAAACAATCTTGCTTCAACCCTTTTCTCCGCAGCCTTCCTGATTTTGTTTACCTACAACAAGTATGTTGAGTTTGTCATTCAGCCGGACCTGGAATCGGGGTTCCAGATTGCCGGTCTCATTGTGGTGCGGAACTTCTTCATGCTCTTCAAGGTGTTCGGCAGGATCCGCCGGATATCTGCTTTATTGAACAATTTGACAATCCATCCCGCCCAAACCCTGGTGTTGAGCTTTCTCATGGTGATTTTGGTGGGGACGTTTTTCCTCATGCTTCCGGTTACAACGGTGGATGGAAGCGGCTTGAATTTCATCGATGCCCTGTTCACCACCACCTCCGCAGTGTGTGTCACCGGACTGATCGTGGTAGATACGGCAACACACTTCACCCTTCTGGGACAGGCGGGAATTCTCATACTCATCCAGATCGGCGGGCTGGGAATTATGATTCTCAGTTATTCTGCGGCCTGGGCCCTCCGGCGTTCCTTCAGTCTTCAGGATAAACTTCTCATTTCCTATATGACCAATGAAGATGACTTGAACCGGGTGAGCCGGTCCCTTCTCCAGATCATCACCCTCACCTTTTCCATCGAAGCCCTGGGTGCACTGTGGCTGTTCTTTTCGTTTTTTTCAGAGGGAATGGCCCTGGGAAAATCCGCCTGGTTTGCGGTCTTTCATTCCGTGTCGGCCTTCTGCAATGCGGGCTTTGCCCTGTTCAGCGACAGCCTGGAAGGTTTCGCCGGGAATATTCCGGTGAACCTGGGGGTGGCGTTTCTGATAATCTGCGGAGGTCTGAGCTTTGCGGTGATGATGGATCTTATGAAGATCCCGGGGAAGCTTCGCCCATTTTCAGGCCGGGCGGGTATTTCAGGCAAGCGGGGACTACAGCTGCAGCTGAACACCCGGGTGGTATTGCTGGTGAACCTCATCCTGCTCACAGCTGGGGTGCTGATTTTTTACGGACTGGAGTACCGGAACAGCCTTTCTGCAGAACCGGTGGGAAGACAGTATCTCCTTGCCTTTTTCCAGACCGTAACCCTGCGTACCGCCGGATTCAATACCATGAATTTCGCCTCACTGGGCTCGGCTGCCCTCATGCTCTCACTCTTTCTGATGATTATCGGCGGTGCTTCAGGATCCACTGCCGGCGGGATGAAGGTGAACACCGTTGCGGTGGTGTTCAGCTACCTGAAATCCCGGCTCACAGGACGGGACCGGGTGCGGATTTTCGAGTACACGCTCACACGGAATACCTCAAGCAATGCACTGGTGCTCTTCATTTTTGCCGTCTCAACGATATTTGCCGGGGTGTTTTTTCTGAGCATCAGCGAGGAACAGCCCTTCCAGGATATTGTGTTTGAGGTGGTCTCGGCCTTCGCCACTGTGGGAGTCAGCCGGGGAATCACCTCAGGGCTGAGTACGCCCGGCAGACTGATAATCTCCATACTGATGTTCATGGGGCGTATCGGACCTCTGACCCTGCTCACCGCCCTGGCAGGAAGACGAGTGAACGACGGGGTGTATTATCCGGAAACTGACATTCTGATAGGATAATTCCCGGAGCTACCAGACACCGGGAATGGGTATGTGCCCGCAAGGGGCGTTCCGGTCTAAATAACCGCTGCGAATAACCGCTGCGAATAACCGGCACAAACATATAAAGGAAGAACTATGGCAAAGAAGAAAGAACAGGTATTTACCGTTATCGGCCTCGGTGCCTTCGGCAGCCAGGTCTGCAAGGTTCTTGCCGACAGCGGAGCAAAGGTTATCGCCGTGGACAGTTCCGCAGAGCGGATCGACCGGGTCAAAAACTCCGTCACCCAGGCGGTGATCATGGACGCTACATCCGAAGAAGGTTTCGCCAAACTTCCGCTGGAGGATACTGATATTGCAGTGGTGGCCATCGGAGATAATATGGAGGCGAGCATTCTCAGCACCGCCCTTCTGAAGAAAGCCGGTGTACGCTACATCATCGCCCGTGCCATCAGTGCAATACACAGACAGGTTTTGCGACAGGTGGGTGCCGATGAAATTATCAATATTGAAGAGGATGAAGGGGAGCAGCTTGCAATCCGGCTGATAGCACCCCAAATTCTTGACCGCATCCCCATTTCCAAGGATATCAGCATAGCCGAGGTGTATACCCCCAAAGATTTCAGCGGGCAGAGCCTGATCGATCTGGATCTGCGCAGCAGAATGCGGGTCAACGTGATAGCCATCAAAAAAAACGCCGTGGAACTTGATGAGCAGGGGAACCCCCACTCCAATGAGGAAATCCTCTTCCCCGACGGCAACTATCGACTGGACGAGGATGATATTATGCTGATCGTGGGGCAGAATCAGGATATTGAAGCATTCAACAGTCTTTGACCCGGCAACACCGGGAAAGCCTTGTGGAATTTCCCGTCCCTACCCGGGTAAAACAGGTTGAGGAGGAAGGACCATGGTAATTCTTCGCAAATATTTCATTCACCTCTTGGGGATCATGTCGGTTATCTCCGTTCTTTTTCTTGGTGTATTCGCCTTTCTGCAGCTCAACACCGGGGGCGGGCTATCTACTCAAAGTTCCGGGGAATTGAAAGAGATCAGGGAAGGTGTTCTCTACATCTCAATTGTTCTGGCACTTCTTCAGTCCGGGATCTTTCTGCTCATCCTTGCGGCAGCGGGGAAAACCCGGCGCCGGGCGGAGAATCTCATGCAGCGTAAGCTGTGGCTCAGCGCAGGGGGCGATGGTTGGCAGAAGGTGCTGGGCGAACTCGGCGAAAGCTTCTATGAGATGAATTCACAGCTTCTGCAGACCAATGAAGCCCGGGGGATCAAAATTCAGGCCATGAACCGACTGACAGAGTTCCTTGTGCAGAATCACGGTCAGCCCCTCTGCATCACCAATATTAAAGGTGAAATTCTGTATGCCAGCCCCTCATTCCTGGAAAAAACAGGAACAGGGCGTTCCCGGCTGATCAATTCCTTTATCTCCCAGGAATTTCCCGGCATCCGGCC
It includes:
- the trhA gene encoding PAQR family membrane homeostasis protein TrhA, with amino-acid sequence MPRITLPSERVNFITHAAGFLIWIPLTIWLVLTARGAADLMIVSLVYGLSAMFLFFSSANYHFHKTEENEQSIRRKLDHIAIFVMIAGSYTPIAYIWYEEPWSWLVIGLQWGLTLIGLIYKIFIPHPPRWIAPAIYVAMGWVALGAIVPLYNSMTAPVFLEMILGGVLYTIGAVIYALKRPNIPGSWLGFHEIFHLFILAGAGVHFAMQYRSVLHQLGPLS
- a CDS encoding PAS domain-containing protein is translated as MVILRKYFIHLLGIMSVISVLFLGVFAFLQLNTGGGLSTQSSGELKEIREGVLYISIVLALLQSGIFLLILAAAGKTRRRAENLMQRKLWLSAGGDGWQKVLGELGESFYEMNSQLLQTNEARGIKIQAMNRLTEFLVQNHGQPLCITNIKGEILYASPSFLEKTGTGRSRLINSFISQEFPGIRPGHIINAFQKDHGVYSAESENGNFSVYPVRDHRQEITYLVFTSGNRNYNALKSENNTPSSKETKETLKSSGSGQDWLRKTFQRVLKRGGN
- a CDS encoding FAD-dependent oxidoreductase; this translates as MAGKITEIDADQYQAEVLDKPLAVLDFYSTECPPCEALASKYQALSEIYGDDINFVKIFRQGNRELATELDVTGSPTLLFYRNGEITGDKLTGGIKRSDIMRNLDALVGEKRAAQLHGKISQTSTDADVIVLGGGPAGLTAGLYLAQARLKTVLIDVALPGGYVATTHQVSNYPGFVEPQQGMMLSHYMSEQAKANGVEFRAAVEVNEVNLERKQVKIDGVETITGKKLVIATGSSPRPLGVPGEMEYRGDGISYCATCDAKYFDDKDVIVIGGGNSAIEEAMFISKFARSITIVHQFDDLQANKQAQEKIKADSKVSFMFSHEPREFKKYGTMDMGVVVEDLKSGEKKEIRAHGVFVFIGFVANLEGLEGLDLDQWGHIKTDDEMRTNLEGVYAAGDIISKMYRQITTAVSDGTIAAISISKEMSE
- a CDS encoding radical SAM/SPASM domain-containing protein, whose product is MEAKQSMNKTLSRHNILKQIHRQEDWIVVNLLHRQADIISPELASKIRDGSILSEPESDDYRELSEKGYIIDPERETSLYRLAYADFIRERDAGEVQVFYVPGYACNFACDYCYQDGYIHDSHQAQDDVIDAFFTHLDTHLAGKPWYLTVFGGEPLLPGGGQRKIISRLIEGANARNVEIALVTNGYYLSEYIDLLSTAKIREIQVTLDGVGDVHDRRRPLKAGRMNGGEYRNFEKVVRGIDDALAAGLEINLRSVLDRDNLPRLHELADFALKRGWTANPRFKTQLGRNYELHYCQDQQNRLYGRLEMYEDLFEQIQRYPQILEFHTPAYSISRFLFENGELPAPLFDSCPGTKTEWAYDYTGQIYSCTATVGKDGEQLGRFYPHTDLDHDRIADWEDRDVLSISACRDCSLQLACGGGCGSVAYNREGNLHAPDCRPVDGLISMGVALYQDADIHERTEEKRKDPKENLHFNEVQLQ
- a CDS encoding methyltransferase domain-containing protein; the encoded protein is MSEENVLSAIDLRYSDLAETSCCLSCGGAIDKSQPRPGEVCVDLGSGRGNDLVTLAEAVGPEGRVHGVDISRGMLAKARKTITKLNLEEQVELHQSNLEYIPLKCNSVDLLISNCTINHAADKGMVWKEIHRILKPGGRFVVSDIYSLQPVPHEYAEDPQAVAECWAGSVTREEYITQLSDAGFKDVQILEESTPYDKGKVEVCSWTILGYKTGGSSCCSK
- a CDS encoding diphosphate--fructose-6-phosphate 1-phosphotransferase encodes the protein MEISSLQKARYEYQPKLPAALDSAISDIRVELGDPTESVADQDQVKSLFPHSYGAPIAVFASGKGKTSQNPLRVGVILSGGQAPGGHNVITGLYDGLKKANSQSNLVGFLGGPSGLMDNDFIVFDDAKIDAFRNTGGFDIIGSGRTKIETDEQFAAALNTAKEQKLDAVVVIGGDDSNTNAALLAEYFKDNGTDIQVIGVPKTIDGDLKNEYIETSFGFDTAVKTYSELIGNIMRDANSAKKYWHFIKLMGRSASHIALEAALQTHPNVAIISEEVAEKKKSLNQIVEEIANVVRHRSDNGENFGIALIPEGLIEFIPEMKTLISELNDLLAHDEKYFATLKSFEDQAEFAVSKLSDHSAKVFSSLPRGIRQQLLLDRDPHGNVQVSLIDTEKLLIEMVGELLAQWKAQGNFSGSFKALAHFFGYEGRCAFPSNFDADYTYSLGYTAFLLIANGLTGYLSSVRNLDKPASEWVAGGIPLTMMMNMEQRHGKMKPVIRKALVELDGAPFKEFSSKRDDWAKNTRYFFPGAIQYYGPAEVCDQPTITLKLERSGK
- a CDS encoding potassium channel family protein, producing MAKKKEQVFTVIGLGAFGSQVCKVLADSGAKVIAVDSSAERIDRVKNSVTQAVIMDATSEEGFAKLPLEDTDIAVVAIGDNMEASILSTALLKKAGVRYIIARAISAIHRQVLRQVGADEIINIEEDEGEQLAIRLIAPQILDRIPISKDISIAEVYTPKDFSGQSLIDLDLRSRMRVNVIAIKKNAVELDEQGNPHSNEEILFPDGNYRLDEDDIMLIVGQNQDIEAFNSL
- a CDS encoding TrkH family potassium uptake protein, with product METPARSRRIENIRKILTPVIIFTFVLSIISLFLEQAEIDSPFIGVFTNAVDFTLAFFILLELIFELISAPYKGIWLKNNLASTLFSAAFLILFTYNKYVEFVIQPDLESGFQIAGLIVVRNFFMLFKVFGRIRRISALLNNLTIHPAQTLVLSFLMVILVGTFFLMLPVTTVDGSGLNFIDALFTTTSAVCVTGLIVVDTATHFTLLGQAGILILIQIGGLGIMILSYSAAWALRRSFSLQDKLLISYMTNEDDLNRVSRSLLQIITLTFSIEALGALWLFFSFFSEGMALGKSAWFAVFHSVSAFCNAGFALFSDSLEGFAGNIPVNLGVAFLIICGGLSFAVMMDLMKIPGKLRPFSGRAGISGKRGLQLQLNTRVVLLVNLILLTAGVLIFYGLEYRNSLSAEPVGRQYLLAFFQTVTLRTAGFNTMNFASLGSAALMLSLFLMIIGGASGSTAGGMKVNTVAVVFSYLKSRLTGRDRVRIFEYTLTRNTSSNALVLFIFAVSTIFAGVFFLSISEEQPFQDIVFEVVSAFATVGVSRGITSGLSTPGRLIISILMFMGRIGPLTLLTALAGRRVNDGVYYPETDILIG